Within the Paenibacillus sp. AN1007 genome, the region CGTAACCAGTAAACCCGGTACAAGAACGGCAAAACTGGCATAGATCATACACCATTTTAACAACGTAAATACAGGGGTTAATTCAGCAATAACAGGTGTTCGCTAGGGATACCGGGACATAACCAAAGACGCACCCAGATTTTCCAATATATCCAGTCCCCATCCCAGAAATGGGAGCAGATTTAACCAGCGCCAGCGGCTTGCGGCAGGAAGCACTCGATACAGGACGGATATCAAAACGACAAGCAGGAACAGATAGACCAGCGGCCAGATCATATCAAATGTAAACCTGGCCTGAATATAGGCGCTTCGCCCATCCTCTCCGTAGTTTTCAGCCATCCGATACAAATCATCTGCGCTGTATGCGAAAGACGAATCTGGTGACTCTCCACTCCCTGCAGCCTCCTTGGATTTCTCCGCCTGCCAAGGCAGGATGAATGCGATAAAACAGGCAAATAAGGCTGCTGCCGCGACTACCCATATCCAGTTTACCTTCCGATATATTCCAGATGATAACCTGCCAAGCATCCTCATTTCCCCTCTCTATTCAAGAAAAAAGCCACTCGCCCGAGTACTGCCCGGTAAAATGGCTATAGAGTTCTATTCTGTTATTACCCGTGTGATGCAAGGCTGCGCTAAATTCCCTGTAATTATTGTGCCTGCACAATGCGATCAATTTCACTTTTTAACAAAAGGTATCGATGCACACTTCTCATAATGGGTACCTTGGTGAGTTTGTTTTTATCCACGTATAACTTCATCTGGTCTTTACTCAGCCCCAGCAGGCTGCCCGCTTCAGTTACCGTCAATACCGCCTCGGGATTGGTTGCGTTAAACGTCTTCTTCACCTTTTGGTTCCAGTCTTCAAATACCTGCATAGATTCATGATCTC harbors:
- a CDS encoding DNA-binding protein; this encodes MQVFEDWNQKVKKTFNATNPEAVLTVTEAGSLLGLSKDQMKLYVDKNKLTKVPIMRSVHRYLLLKSEIDRIVQAQ